The Dehalogenimonas lykanthroporepellens BL-DC-9 genome includes a window with the following:
- a CDS encoding Dinitrogenase iron-molybdenum cofactor biosynthesis protein (PFAM: Dinitrogenase iron-molybdenum cofactor biosynthesis protein~KEGG: dat:HRM2_42470 hypothetical protein) yields the protein MKYAIPTNMGNLSLHFGQSTEFTVIETDAENNILHKKTLGAQAHGCGATPMMLAREGVNIVLAGGMGYTPRQVFERAGIQVITGVTEPDPEKAVKDHLEGLLASGANVCGHGDEPCQSHDPAHSHHHG from the coding sequence ATGAAATACGCTATCCCCACCAATATGGGCAACCTGTCCCTCCACTTCGGCCAGTCAACGGAGTTCACCGTTATTGAAACCGATGCCGAAAACAACATCCTCCACAAGAAAACCCTGGGCGCCCAGGCTCACGGTTGCGGCGCCACCCCCATGATGCTGGCCCGTGAAGGCGTCAACATCGTCCTGGCCGGCGGCATGGGTTATACGCCCCGGCAGGTTTTCGAACGTGCCGGCATCCAGGTCATCACCGGCGTTACCGAGCCCGACCCGGAAAAGGCGGTCAAAGATCATTTGGAAGGCCTCCTGGCTTCCGGCGCTAACGTTTGCGGCCATGGTGACGAACCCTGCCAGAGCCACGATCCTGCTCACAGCCACCACCACGGATAA
- a CDS encoding putative cytoplasmic protein (manually curated~KEGG: sat:SYN_02742 putative cytoplasmic protein), whose product MPKLKVINSGKLPVLLVDGEELLGAKQNRVLNASILLTENSETIIPVSCTEHGRWHARQEHFTPSDAFIAKNVRARKNSSVASSLRIHREYRSDQDQVWNDIAEVSDRLGVNSDTDAYQDTVQARIKDIQQYIESLPCREGQTRLLVFLSGSPVGLDIFSSPDIYRKFHAKIIRSHALDIPKQGKAGVTPSKQAATDFIGDIVKCGETAHPSVGYGTDYRCQSDRITGAALVYGEEVIHGGFLV is encoded by the coding sequence GTGCCAAAATTGAAGGTTATCAACAGCGGTAAACTTCCGGTGTTGCTGGTGGACGGTGAGGAACTGCTGGGGGCTAAGCAGAACCGGGTGCTCAATGCCAGTATCCTGCTTACGGAAAACTCCGAGACCATCATTCCGGTAAGCTGTACCGAGCATGGCCGGTGGCACGCCCGGCAGGAGCACTTCACACCGAGTGACGCCTTCATCGCAAAAAATGTCCGGGCTAGAAAAAACAGTTCGGTGGCCAGCTCCCTGAGGATACACCGTGAATACCGCTCCGACCAGGACCAGGTGTGGAACGACATCGCAGAGGTTTCCGACCGGCTTGGGGTAAATTCCGACACCGATGCGTACCAGGATACCGTCCAGGCCAGAATCAAGGATATCCAGCAGTATATTGAATCCCTGCCCTGCCGGGAAGGCCAGACCAGATTACTGGTGTTTCTGAGCGGAAGTCCGGTTGGATTGGATATATTTTCCTCGCCGGACATCTACCGGAAATTTCACGCCAAAATCATCCGCAGTCACGCCCTGGATATTCCGAAACAGGGTAAGGCGGGGGTGACGCCTTCGAAACAGGCGGCTACCGATTTCATCGGCGATATCGTCAAGTGCGGAGAGACGGCGCATCCGTCGGTGGGTTACGGGACGGACTACCGGTGCCAGTCCGACCGGATTACCGGGGCGGCGCTTGTGTATGGGGAAGAGGTGATCCACGGGGGATTTTTGGTATAA
- a CDS encoding hypothetical protein (KEGG: lbc:LACBIDRAFT_334739 hypothetical protein), whose protein sequence is MNFPAWVPEEIPEKYPHPEIAISALEKDATEWRAAHALFWQLTCGKWRTGALDKDGIFIYSKDELPSFATWGDMSCYAYWLDRCLNIIRNTKTIPPSEKLSQINKSPLAYVQLHLVTLLLKAYKEGEWTTSQEIEDVRSDVKFGHQTFHAATSPA, encoded by the coding sequence ATGAATTTTCCGGCGTGGGTGCCAGAGGAAATCCCAGAAAAATATCCCCATCCTGAAATAGCCATTTCAGCCTTGGAAAAGGACGCTACCGAGTGGAGAGCAGCTCACGCTTTGTTCTGGCAGTTAACATGCGGTAAATGGCGAACCGGTGCGTTAGACAAAGACGGGATTTTTATCTACTCAAAGGACGAATTACCTTCTTTTGCGACATGGGGTGACATGAGCTGTTATGCTTACTGGCTGGATCGTTGCTTGAATATCATCCGCAACACCAAAACCATACCACCATCAGAAAAATTATCTCAGATTAATAAATCACCATTGGCTTATGTTCAATTGCACCTGGTTACCCTCCTGTTAAAAGCCTATAAAGAAGGGGAATGGACCACTAGCCAAGAGATTGAAGATGTGAGGTCGGATGTCAAATTCGGACACCAAACCTTTCATGCCGCCACCAGTCCTGCGTAG
- a CDS encoding SMC domain-containing protein (KEGG: cbe:Cbei_0981 SMC domain-containing protein): MISNEGLEKALEDIEELKKTVNSLTEDLLVDTSELKAQILELSREVAGLRLNEQHSYLNGILTFNKAPRALLNQASTDATRLSEEIKHSNNPNECVTEFISTWRDKLDKHNYNYTAQ, translated from the coding sequence ATGATATCAAATGAAGGTCTTGAAAAAGCGCTTGAAGATATCGAGGAACTGAAAAAGACAGTTAATTCTCTCACTGAAGACTTATTGGTGGATACATCAGAATTGAAAGCCCAGATTTTAGAGTTATCCCGTGAAGTTGCTGGCCTGAGATTAAATGAGCAACACTCTTACCTCAACGGTATTCTAACATTCAATAAAGCTCCAAGAGCACTGTTGAATCAAGCCAGTACCGATGCAACAAGGCTTTCAGAAGAAATCAAGCATTCAAATAACCCTAACGAATGCGTCACAGAATTTATTTCTACATGGCGAGATAAGCTGGATAAGCACAATTATAACTATACCGCTCAATGA
- a CDS encoding transposase IS3/IS911 family protein (PFAM: transposase IS3/IS911 family protein~KEGG: bvi:Bcep1808_7228 transposase IS3/IS911 family protein), whose protein sequence is MERIPHGKYTREFRLEAVKLVTEDKLSVAEAARRLALPSNTLDNWLRKHRAGKLEEVGKSYRPLTEVEMELARVKKENAELKMEREILKKAAAYFARESLPGTRR, encoded by the coding sequence ATGGAAAGGATTCCACACGGGAAGTATACGAGGGAGTTCAGGCTGGAAGCGGTGAAGCTGGTGACAGAGGATAAATTGTCTGTGGCGGAAGCTGCCAGGCGGCTGGCACTGCCGTCAAACACCTTGGACAACTGGCTCAGGAAACACAGAGCCGGCAAGCTTGAAGAAGTGGGCAAGTCATACCGGCCGCTGACAGAAGTAGAGATGGAGCTGGCCCGGGTAAAGAAGGAAAATGCCGAACTCAAAATGGAGCGGGAAATATTAAAAAAAGCAGCCGCGTACTTTGCCAGGGAGTCGCTGCCCGGTACGCGGCGATGA
- a CDS encoding transposase IS4 family protein (PFAM: transposase IS4 family protein~KEGG: gme:Gmet_2883 transposase IS4) yields MRGKVENQSLMLCSLTPDQLVPQGHPIRRIKPLVDQALKELSPVFNKMYEDFGRPSIPPERLLKASLLIALYSIRSERQFCERLRYDLLFKWFMDLNITDPGFDASSFSKNRQRLIEHQVAREFFGAVVSQARRQKLLSDDHFTVDGTLLEAWASLKSFRPKDGGEPPKGGGKNPSVDFHGERRVNATHRSTTDPEARLARKGAGKEARLCFAGHVLMENRTGLVVDVVVSTATGTAERDTALEMLERVPGKHRITVGADKGYDTEDFVTTCRDFNTTPHVACKKWSAIDGRTTRHAGYSVSQRVRKRVEEIFGWVKTVGGGRKLRYKGVNRNQLWAELTVAAYNLVRMAKLVPASPAQG; encoded by the coding sequence TTGCGCGGCAAGGTAGAAAATCAATCCCTCATGCTCTGCTCGCTGACACCAGATCAGCTTGTACCCCAGGGCCATCCTATCCGGCGAATCAAACCCCTTGTTGACCAAGCTCTCAAAGAACTCTCTCCCGTTTTCAACAAGATGTACGAAGACTTTGGCCGGCCATCAATACCGCCGGAGCGTCTGCTCAAGGCGTCGTTGCTTATCGCTCTCTACTCGATCCGCAGTGAGCGGCAGTTCTGTGAACGGCTACGGTATGATCTCCTGTTCAAGTGGTTTATGGATCTCAACATCACGGATCCAGGTTTTGACGCCTCGAGTTTCTCAAAGAACAGGCAGAGACTGATAGAGCATCAGGTAGCACGTGAGTTTTTTGGCGCGGTGGTGAGTCAAGCGCGGCGGCAGAAGTTGCTATCGGATGACCATTTCACCGTGGACGGCACCTTGCTGGAAGCCTGGGCTTCGTTGAAGAGCTTTCGGCCGAAGGACGGTGGGGAACCGCCGAAAGGCGGCGGCAAGAATCCGAGTGTGGATTTCCACGGCGAACGCCGGGTCAATGCTACGCACCGGTCAACCACCGACCCAGAGGCCCGGCTGGCCAGAAAAGGGGCGGGCAAAGAAGCCAGATTGTGTTTTGCCGGACATGTCCTCATGGAAAACCGCACCGGGCTGGTAGTGGACGTGGTGGTAAGCACGGCGACCGGGACAGCGGAAAGAGACACCGCACTTGAGATGCTGGAGAGGGTACCGGGGAAACATCGGATAACGGTGGGTGCGGACAAGGGCTACGACACAGAGGATTTTGTGACTACCTGCCGGGATTTCAACACCACACCACATGTAGCCTGTAAGAAGTGGTCGGCGATAGATGGACGTACCACCCGGCATGCCGGTTACAGTGTCAGCCAGAGGGTGCGCAAGCGCGTTGAGGAGATATTCGGTTGGGTCAAGACAGTGGGAGGAGGTCGAAAGCTTAGGTACAAAGGTGTCAATCGCAACCAACTCTGGGCGGAATTGACGGTGGCGGCTTACAATCTGGTGCGGATGGCCAAATTGGTGCCCGCCAGTCCGGCACAGGGGTGA
- a CDS encoding Integrase catalytic region (PFAM: Integrase catalytic region~KEGG: neu:NE0155 integrase catalytic subunit), producing the protein MKELRLKYPVPILRRMLGVSGSGFYAWMDRPLSKRGQEEARLELEIKAADKRTRQTYGPERLQRDLAAHGVKVGICRIKRIRKKLGIRCKQKRKFKVTTDSRHRLPVAGNLLAQKFVASRPNDVWLTDITYISTDEGWLYLAGHKDLWNGEIVGYAMGKRLTRNLVNESLLRAVAAKHPAEGLLHHSDRGSQYCSLEYRRLLERFGLRASMSRKGNCYDNAPMESFWGTLKQELVNHRRYRTRQEAIREITEYIEIFYNRQRRQARLGFLSPAAYAQQFYAGLVAA; encoded by the coding sequence ATGAAAGAACTGCGGCTCAAATATCCAGTCCCTATTCTCCGGCGAATGCTTGGTGTCTCCGGTAGCGGCTTTTATGCCTGGATGGATAGGCCTTTATCGAAGCGGGGTCAGGAGGAAGCGCGGCTTGAGTTGGAGATCAAGGCAGCGGATAAGCGGACGCGCCAGACCTATGGGCCGGAGCGACTACAGCGGGATTTGGCAGCGCACGGCGTGAAGGTGGGTATTTGCCGTATCAAGCGTATCCGGAAAAAGCTGGGGATACGTTGCAAACAGAAGCGTAAGTTCAAGGTTACCACGGATTCCAGGCACAGGTTGCCGGTAGCCGGAAACCTGTTGGCGCAGAAGTTTGTGGCCTCCAGGCCGAATGATGTATGGCTCACCGATATCACCTATATTTCCACCGATGAAGGTTGGCTGTATCTGGCAGGCCACAAGGACCTGTGGAATGGCGAAATTGTCGGATATGCCATGGGTAAGCGCTTGACCAGAAACCTGGTCAATGAGTCTTTGCTTCGGGCGGTGGCCGCTAAACATCCGGCCGAGGGGCTGTTGCACCACTCTGACCGGGGTAGCCAGTATTGCTCCCTTGAGTACCGGCGACTACTGGAACGATTTGGCTTGAGAGCTTCCATGAGCCGGAAAGGGAACTGCTACGACAACGCACCTATGGAGAGCTTCTGGGGAACGCTAAAACAGGAACTGGTGAATCATCGGCGCTATAGAACCAGACAAGAAGCCATCCGGGAGATCACGGAGTATATCGAAATCTTCTACAACCGGCAACGCCGGCAAGCCAGGCTGGGATTCTTGTCGCCGGCGGCTTATGCTCAACAATTCTACGCAGGACTGGTGGCGGCATGA
- a CDS encoding conserved hypothetical protein (KEGG: cpi:Cpin_3223 hypothetical protein): MVNDTIYEKLKQIATNQSITYYSEIAPLASLNMSSPEDRNKIAHILDQINIHEREVVPNRPMLSAVVILKDDNMPGSGFFNCAEGLGKFNGDTDDKKRTIFWSQELKRVYDYWGKPID, from the coding sequence ATGGTTAATGACACTATTTATGAGAAGTTAAAACAAATCGCTACAAACCAATCCATCACTTATTATAGTGAAATAGCTCCTTTAGCAAGCCTTAATATGTCCTCCCCCGAAGACCGTAATAAAATCGCCCACATACTTGACCAAATAAACATTCATGAAAGAGAAGTTGTTCCCAACCGTCCTATGCTATCCGCCGTGGTTATTCTCAAAGATGACAACATGCCCGGCAGTGGATTTTTTAACTGTGCTGAAGGACTTGGAAAATTCAATGGAGATACCGACGACAAAAAAAGGACGATATTCTGGTCTCAGGAACTCAAGCGTGTGTATGATTATTGGGGAAAACCAATAGATTGA
- a CDS encoding conserved hypothetical protein (KEGG: sul:SYO3AOP1_1669 hypothetical protein) has product MSKESLQKVIDSGAADEPLNDFFHEVSDGYREVDEPLETSHDRFINARLLGEITFSPVDKLAIVTADVTTDLTERSGKKAQYEFARKLLRDWKTYDGGIFIFKGNKKQFRFSLVYTQYQGPKRDFSNFRRFTYYVDPEQTNKTFRERIGQGDYSSLEKIKEAFSVEKVTKAFYTDIANWYFWAVQSSRFPNDAENEPGGRNVAVIRLITRMIFIWFMKERELVPLKLFKKDQAQKLLVSLEPEETTYYKAILQNLFFATLNTKQKDRKFRFTHEFQGKNNSYMDHSVYRYENLFRNREDMLIIFKDIPFLNGGLFDCLDWPAKTSGTEVRFDGFTDKDVGLSVPNHLFISDVISVNLNTEYGTKGKKYTTQGLLNILSSYNFTIDENDPNDQEVALDPEMLGKIFENLLASFNPETATTARKATGSYYTPREIVDYMVTQSLKQYYQTHLSNGDALSENLDILLAPLTDDVVNPFDEETSKEIVRLTEQLRIVDPAVGSGAFPMGILNKLVTVLAKVDPNNKLWKQKQLEAAKNLTDPISRKRLEEQIEEQFSTKNSNYGRKLYLIQKCIYGVDIQQIAIEIAKLRFFISLLVDENIDKTKDNWGIEPLPNLDFKLMQGNSLVSNFMDIDLDADDGPNVKLMKDEAEELADQFQQRKSEYQYETDRLKKTRLKEEIDTLIIKIFETRIKTQKAIYFNGLTQIHKLLEPWDEGEKKREQLKKEIELLNQKSGFDLELAEKRLKEFTSGQKIKPFFAWKLYFAEVFREKGGFDIAIANPPYIGEKKNKSLFEPIKQSSLRPYYQGKMDVFYFFFHLALNICRNNGIITFITTNYYLTATAASKLRCDFKSRATITRLVNFNVLKIFEAAPGQHNLITFLTKTSDPEYIADTCITNRVGYGNSTVINQILSWQDNRTDYFKLSQDIIYDGKDCYIRMCRNSCDPVSEILDKIKSEGVNLGDLCNINQGIVTGADKLTNRHIAKYNINGVIGDGIFIYPIGELIQLGLSSDLVKPWYKNSDIKRFYSNIYNSYELCLTNFIADLSQYPLFQQYLSNYKSILTNRSQIEHCLDWWDLHQIRMKDKNKTGYVKKMIFDGPKIVSPQRSNANTFAYNEVPWYASADVYFITQKDKSINLKYVLALLNSRLYFLWLYHRGKRKGEMLELYQVPLSEIPIKRLNTVEQRPFILEVDRILDITKDGDYQTNPEKQAQVKDIEKKIDQMVYDLYGLNGEEITVVEEKANPNG; this is encoded by the coding sequence GCAAGAAAGCCCAGTACGAGTTCGCCCGGAAACTGCTTCGCGACTGGAAAACCTATGACGGCGGCATCTTCATCTTCAAAGGTAATAAGAAGCAATTCCGCTTCAGTCTGGTTTATACCCAGTACCAGGGACCTAAGCGGGACTTCAGCAACTTCCGCCGCTTTACTTATTACGTCGATCCCGAACAAACCAACAAGACCTTCAGGGAACGGATTGGCCAGGGTGATTATTCCAGCCTGGAGAAGATTAAAGAAGCCTTTTCGGTGGAGAAGGTAACCAAAGCTTTTTACACCGATATAGCCAACTGGTATTTCTGGGCGGTACAGAGTTCCCGCTTTCCCAATGACGCGGAAAACGAGCCGGGTGGCAGAAATGTAGCCGTGATCCGTTTGATTACCAGAATGATTTTCATTTGGTTCATGAAAGAACGGGAGCTGGTTCCGCTGAAATTATTCAAGAAAGACCAGGCTCAAAAGCTACTGGTTAGCCTGGAGCCGGAAGAAACCACATATTATAAAGCGATCCTTCAAAACCTCTTCTTTGCCACCCTCAATACCAAGCAGAAAGATAGAAAATTCCGCTTCACTCATGAATTCCAGGGCAAGAACAACAGCTACATGGACCATAGCGTCTATCGTTATGAAAACTTGTTCCGGAACCGCGAGGATATGCTGATCATCTTCAAGGATATTCCTTTCCTCAACGGCGGATTGTTCGACTGCCTTGACTGGCCGGCCAAAACGTCCGGAACCGAGGTGCGCTTCGACGGCTTCACCGACAAAGACGTTGGCTTAAGTGTCCCCAACCACCTTTTCATCAGTGATGTTATTTCCGTAAATCTGAACACCGAATACGGAACCAAAGGGAAGAAGTACACAACGCAGGGTTTACTGAATATCCTTTCCTCTTACAATTTTACAATCGACGAGAACGATCCGAATGACCAGGAAGTAGCCCTTGACCCCGAAATGCTCGGCAAGATATTCGAAAATCTATTGGCCAGCTTCAACCCGGAAACGGCCACCACCGCCCGTAAAGCAACCGGGAGCTATTACACCCCGCGGGAAATCGTGGATTATATGGTCACTCAATCTCTCAAACAATACTACCAAACCCATTTGAGCAACGGCGACGCCCTTAGCGAGAACCTGGATATACTACTGGCCCCACTAACCGACGACGTTGTGAATCCATTCGATGAAGAAACTTCAAAGGAAATAGTGAGATTAACGGAGCAACTGCGGATTGTAGACCCGGCAGTCGGTTCAGGGGCTTTCCCCATGGGTATATTGAATAAGCTGGTTACTGTGCTGGCTAAAGTCGACCCGAATAATAAGCTCTGGAAACAAAAACAACTCGAAGCCGCGAAAAACTTGACCGACCCAATATCCCGAAAAAGATTGGAAGAACAGATCGAAGAGCAATTCTCTACGAAGAATTCCAACTATGGCAGGAAACTATATTTAATACAGAAATGTATTTACGGCGTTGATATCCAGCAAATTGCCATCGAAATTGCCAAACTGCGTTTCTTCATTTCCCTACTGGTGGATGAAAATATCGATAAAACCAAGGACAATTGGGGCATAGAGCCTTTACCTAACCTGGATTTCAAGCTGATGCAGGGCAATAGCCTGGTTTCTAATTTCATGGATATTGATCTGGATGCCGACGACGGCCCAAACGTAAAACTCATGAAAGATGAGGCAGAAGAACTCGCCGACCAATTTCAGCAAAGGAAAAGCGAGTACCAATACGAGACTGACAGGCTCAAGAAGACCAGGTTAAAAGAAGAAATTGACACACTCATAATAAAGATATTCGAAACCCGCATCAAAACCCAGAAAGCGATATATTTTAACGGATTAACCCAGATACACAAGTTGTTAGAGCCCTGGGATGAGGGTGAGAAAAAAAGAGAACAGCTCAAGAAAGAGATAGAGCTACTGAACCAGAAAAGTGGGTTCGACCTGGAATTGGCGGAAAAACGTTTAAAGGAATTTACTTCCGGGCAGAAAATCAAGCCCTTCTTTGCCTGGAAACTCTACTTTGCCGAAGTATTCCGGGAAAAAGGTGGTTTCGACATAGCTATCGCGAATCCGCCGTATATAGGTGAAAAGAAAAATAAATCACTTTTCGAGCCCATCAAGCAAAGCTCTTTAAGACCTTACTATCAAGGTAAGATGGACGTTTTCTATTTCTTTTTCCATTTGGCTCTTAATATTTGCCGCAATAACGGAATAATCACGTTTATCACAACCAATTACTACTTAACAGCAACAGCAGCATCTAAATTACGTTGTGATTTCAAATCCCGGGCTACGATAACACGCCTAGTGAATTTCAATGTGTTAAAAATATTTGAAGCAGCACCGGGACAACACAACTTAATAACATTTCTGACTAAAACTTCTGATCCTGAATACATCGCTGATACCTGTATAACCAATAGAGTAGGTTACGGCAACTCCACCGTAATAAACCAAATATTGAGCTGGCAAGATAATCGGACAGATTATTTTAAATTGTCTCAGGATATTATTTATGACGGCAAAGACTGTTACATCCGCATGTGCCGTAATTCATGTGACCCTGTATCTGAAATACTTGATAAAATTAAATCAGAAGGTGTAAATCTAGGTGATTTATGCAATATTAATCAGGGGATTGTGACTGGCGCAGATAAATTAACAAATCGTCATATCGCTAAATATAATATAAATGGCGTTATAGGGGATGGGATATTTATTTATCCTATCGGCGAATTAATACAATTAGGATTAAGTTCTGATTTGGTAAAACCTTGGTACAAAAATAGTGATATAAAACGTTTTTACTCTAATATTTATAATAGTTATGAACTATGTCTTACTAATTTTATAGCGGATTTGTCACAATATCCGCTATTCCAACAATATTTATCTAATTATAAGTCTATTTTGACTAATCGTAGCCAAATAGAGCATTGCTTGGATTGGTGGGACCTTCATCAAATCAGAATGAAAGACAAGAACAAAACCGGTTATGTAAAAAAAATGATATTTGATGGCCCCAAAATCGTTTCTCCTCAAAGAAGTAATGCGAACACTTTTGCTTATAACGAAGTTCCCTGGTACGCTAGCGCCGATGTGTATTTTATTACCCAGAAGGATAAGTCCATCAATCTAAAATATGTGCTTGCATTACTCAATTCAAGGTTATATTTCCTCTGGCTTTATCATCGTGGGAAGCGAAAGGGTGAAATGCTAGAACTCTACCAGGTACCTCTTTCCGAGATTCCCATAAAAAGGCTCAATACTGTTGAACAACGGCCGTTTATTTTGGAAGTTGACAGAATACTGGATATCACCAAAGATGGCGATTATCAAACCAACCCGGAGAAACAAGCACAAGTTAAGGATATCGAGAAAAAGATAGACCAAATGGTGTACGACCTATACGGTTTAAATGGCGAAGAAATCACTGTGGTGGAAGAGAAAGCTAATCCAAATGGCTAA
- a CDS encoding hypothetical protein (KEGG: lsp:Bsph_1593 DNA polymerase III PolC-type): MVEQEEFEGCLVSSYRDKQLLAKAGLRESDVEEWLSSNSSDSSMSSVKRYDYPKDSYSALLSVFLSYGFKHFKGTDDYEKAIMYFSYAIALRVGSDICLGEVIKQQEAVDVMEYILAPGFSVSSWEIVADACALIHDNLESISDTEDIDRDLEVTDSQGKTQFASDYWQKAKTLAETKMAPEQLRDYLNLKENDWHKTRLFTDFFKEYMNLFSTEGLQNLIAMEINWYSNEAQGATKGGAISSLDKCMRHELEYLVFKPIQPHIDAIFRNKDLVVSLSLSAKDKPQHLGLRNMSLILSAVGNQDIRDTRLIPPFEAIIKLGFKKASLGFIFNELPEFLKKLSDCRNEQQHGSLDKNTIKVFEVLRDQALGIGAPGILKRMLIAKSEKKQGPES; the protein is encoded by the coding sequence ATGGTGGAACAGGAGGAATTTGAGGGTTGTCTTGTCAGTTCATACCGCGATAAACAACTATTAGCCAAAGCCGGTTTAAGGGAAAGCGATGTGGAAGAATGGCTATCATCCAACTCATCAGATTCCAGCATGTCATCGGTAAAACGGTATGATTATCCGAAAGATTCCTATTCAGCGCTTCTCTCCGTTTTCCTTTCTTATGGTTTCAAGCATTTTAAGGGCACTGACGATTATGAAAAAGCCATCATGTATTTTTCGTACGCTATAGCTTTGCGTGTTGGGTCAGATATTTGTCTAGGAGAAGTGATTAAACAGCAAGAAGCAGTGGACGTTATGGAATACATTCTGGCCCCAGGATTTTCAGTATCTTCTTGGGAAATTGTTGCGGACGCATGTGCCCTGATTCACGATAACCTCGAAAGTATCTCTGATACGGAAGATATAGACAGAGATCTTGAAGTGACCGACTCTCAAGGCAAAACGCAATTTGCTTCGGACTACTGGCAGAAAGCTAAAACATTGGCTGAAACTAAAATGGCACCTGAACAGCTTAGAGATTATTTAAATCTCAAGGAAAATGACTGGCATAAAACCAGATTATTTACAGATTTCTTCAAAGAGTATATGAATTTGTTTTCTACGGAAGGGTTGCAAAACCTGATTGCGATGGAAATAAATTGGTACTCAAACGAAGCCCAAGGTGCCACCAAAGGTGGAGCAATCAGTTCATTAGACAAATGTATGCGCCATGAATTGGAATATCTTGTGTTTAAGCCAATTCAACCCCATATCGATGCAATCTTTAGGAATAAGGACCTTGTTGTATCATTATCTTTGTCTGCCAAAGATAAACCGCAGCATCTTGGGTTAAGAAATATGTCACTTATCTTAAGTGCAGTAGGTAATCAAGACATTAGAGATACCAGGCTTATTCCTCCTTTCGAAGCGATAATAAAACTTGGATTTAAAAAAGCGAGTCTGGGATTTATATTTAACGAACTGCCTGAATTTCTAAAAAAGCTTTCAGATTGCAGGAATGAGCAGCAACACGGTAGCCTTGACAAAAATACGATTAAAGTATTCGAGGTCTTAAGAGACCAAGCTTTGGGAATCGGAGCACCCGGAATACTAAAAAGAATGCTTATTGCTAAATCAGAGAAAAAACAAGGTCCAGAGAGCTAA
- a CDS encoding protein of unknown function DUF134 (PFAM: protein of unknown function DUF134~KEGG: tpd:Teth39_0655 hypothetical protein), translating into MVRPKKCRAVAGLPEVVYFKPAGIPMRLLEEVKLTVEEYEAFRLCDRDGLNQAETGQRMGVSRASVQRILVSARAKVAEALAEGKALRIEGGNYHIYDGGFTPGRGQCRRHGEGEDGCP; encoded by the coding sequence ATGGTCAGACCAAAGAAGTGCCGGGCGGTTGCCGGTCTGCCGGAAGTGGTTTATTTCAAGCCGGCCGGAATACCCATGCGTCTGCTTGAAGAGGTCAAACTGACGGTGGAGGAATACGAAGCCTTCAGGTTATGTGACCGGGACGGGCTGAACCAGGCAGAAACCGGTCAGCGCATGGGCGTCTCCCGGGCTTCGGTCCAGAGAATCCTGGTTTCGGCACGGGCAAAGGTGGCCGAAGCCCTGGCTGAAGGCAAGGCGCTCAGGATAGAAGGCGGCAATTACCATATTTATGACGGCGGCTTCACCCCCGGCCGCGGCCAGTGCCGGCGACATGGGGAGGGGGAGGACGGATGCCCGTAG